One part of the Roseomonas gilardii genome encodes these proteins:
- a CDS encoding LysR family transcriptional regulator — MLDPLTLDQLRVLVAVADTGSFSAAARKLQRVQSAISQSVQALEGTLRLTLFDRSEKKPRPTEAGRVMIADARRLLDNAAALRERAASIATGLEAELTVAVDQLLPLDAIMSALRAMSLEFPQLQVRLLTEGVGAPERYLREGRAHLAVYATAVTGATDLEREFLTDVAMVPVVSSMHPLAAMEGPLSRDVLSEHVQLVLTDVSEQTGWSVGVVSHHIWRFADMHTRLEFLLGGFGWCNMPLHLVKPHLSGGALRRLHPKERDGFSVALSVVHRRQSPPGRAGRWLIEHLRDHLGKGG, encoded by the coding sequence ATGCTCGATCCCTTGACCCTGGACCAGCTCCGCGTCCTGGTGGCGGTGGCGGATACGGGCAGTTTCTCGGCCGCCGCCCGCAAGCTGCAACGCGTGCAGTCGGCGATCAGCCAGTCCGTCCAGGCGCTGGAAGGCACGCTGCGCCTGACCCTCTTCGACCGGTCCGAGAAGAAGCCGCGCCCCACCGAGGCGGGGCGGGTGATGATCGCCGATGCGCGGCGGCTGCTCGACAACGCGGCGGCGTTGCGGGAGCGGGCGGCCAGCATCGCCACGGGGCTGGAGGCGGAACTGACCGTGGCGGTGGACCAGCTCCTGCCGCTGGATGCCATCATGTCCGCGCTGCGGGCGATGAGCCTGGAATTCCCGCAGCTTCAGGTCCGGCTGCTGACGGAGGGGGTTGGCGCGCCGGAACGCTATCTCCGGGAGGGGCGGGCACATCTGGCCGTCTATGCCACCGCCGTCACCGGGGCCACCGACCTGGAGCGCGAGTTCCTGACCGACGTGGCCATGGTGCCGGTGGTGAGCAGCATGCACCCCCTGGCCGCGATGGAGGGACCCCTGTCGCGTGACGTGCTGTCGGAGCATGTGCAGCTCGTGCTGACCGATGTCTCGGAACAGACCGGCTGGTCGGTCGGGGTGGTCAGCCATCACATCTGGCGCTTCGCCGACATGCACACCCGACTGGAATTCCTGCTGGGCGGCTTCGGCTGGTGCAACATGCCGCTGCATCTGGTGAAGCCGCATCTCAGCGGCGGCGCGCTCAGGCGCCTGCATCCCAAGGAGCGGGATGGGTTCAGCGTGGCCTTGTCCGTGGTGCACCGGCGCCAGAGCCCCCCGGGCCGGGCGGGACGCTGGCTGATCGAGCATCTGCGGGACCATCTCGGCAAGGGCGGCTGA